From one Acidobacteriota bacterium genomic stretch:
- the acnA gene encoding aconitate hydratase AcnA encodes MQDSFKTRASLKAGSATYTYYSLKTLEKKFPRVKKLPFSLRILLENLLRHEDGRTVTKEDIEALANRDVRKPTDREIAFRPARVLLQDFTGVPAVVDLAAMREALAAMGGNPEKINPLAPADLVIDHSVIVDQFATSQAFGNNAKLEFDRNRERYAFLRWGQNAFRNFRVVPPDTGICHQVNLEYLASVVFTGKGNTAYPDTLVGTDSHTTMINGLGVLGWGVGGIEAEAALLGQPQSMLIPDVVGFKLVGTLPAGATATDLVLTVTQMLRKKGVVGKFVEFFGPGVAGLALTDRATIANMAPEYGATMGFFPVDAETIKYLKFTNRPAKTVALAEAYCRKQGLFRTDDSPEPVFTDTLTLNLKDVEPSLAGPKRPQDRVPLKDSKKIFRESLKGFLEKAPAGSDTKTSPVKDGRTTYELPQGAVVIASITSCTNTSNPSVMLGAGLLAKKAVERGLSVKPWVKTSLAPGSKVVTDYLKDAGLMPYLEALGFHLVGYGCTTCIGNSGPLPDAVSEAVKTGDLVVAGVLSGNRNFEGRINPQVKMNYLASPPLVVAYALAGEMDKDLTVEPIGTDRSGAPVYLKDIWPTQQEVLDAIGTAVKPEHFQKAYGEVFDGDASWQDLKIPKGRTYVWEESSTYVRKPPFFTNIPKVPAPAKDLAGARALVMLGDSVTTDHISPAGNIAKNSPAAKYLVAHGVAPADFNSYGARRGNHEVMMRGTFANIRLKNLLIPGSEGNVTIHFPSGEQMSIYDASMKYQASKIPLVVLAGAEYGTGSSRDWAAKGTMLLGARAVIAKSFERIHRSNLAGMGVLPLQFEAGQDAASLGLSGQETFAVSGIAEGLAPKKKLTVTATDTEGRKKTFTAVCRLDTPNEVDYYLHGGILHFVLRQLAAPPPPPPPRPPPRPPAPPPPGRLTRRGTGVSWGDSFSTKISPP; translated from the coding sequence ATGCAGGACAGTTTCAAGACCAGGGCCAGCCTGAAGGCCGGCTCGGCGACCTACACGTACTACAGCCTCAAGACGCTCGAGAAGAAGTTCCCCAGGGTCAAGAAGCTCCCCTTCTCGCTCCGGATCCTCCTCGAGAACCTCCTGCGCCACGAGGACGGCCGGACCGTCACGAAGGAGGACATCGAGGCGCTCGCGAACCGCGACGTGAGGAAGCCGACGGACCGCGAGATCGCGTTCCGCCCCGCGCGCGTCCTCCTGCAGGACTTCACGGGCGTCCCGGCCGTCGTGGACCTCGCGGCGATGCGCGAGGCGCTCGCGGCGATGGGCGGCAACCCCGAGAAGATCAACCCGCTCGCGCCCGCCGACCTCGTGATCGACCACTCGGTCATCGTCGACCAGTTCGCGACGTCGCAGGCCTTCGGGAACAACGCGAAGCTCGAGTTCGACCGGAACCGCGAGCGTTACGCGTTCCTCCGCTGGGGGCAGAACGCGTTCCGCAACTTCCGCGTCGTCCCGCCCGACACGGGCATCTGCCACCAGGTGAACCTCGAGTACCTCGCGAGCGTCGTCTTCACCGGCAAGGGGAACACGGCCTACCCCGACACGCTCGTCGGGACGGACAGCCACACGACGATGATCAACGGGCTCGGCGTCCTCGGCTGGGGCGTGGGCGGGATCGAGGCCGAGGCCGCGCTGCTCGGCCAGCCGCAGTCGATGCTCATCCCGGACGTCGTCGGCTTCAAGCTCGTCGGGACGCTACCGGCCGGCGCGACGGCGACCGACCTCGTCCTCACCGTCACGCAGATGCTCCGCAAGAAGGGCGTCGTCGGGAAGTTCGTCGAGTTCTTCGGCCCCGGCGTCGCGGGCCTCGCTCTCACCGACCGCGCCACGATCGCGAACATGGCGCCCGAGTACGGCGCGACGATGGGCTTCTTCCCCGTCGACGCCGAGACGATCAAGTACCTGAAGTTCACGAACCGGCCCGCGAAGACCGTCGCGCTCGCCGAGGCTTATTGCAGAAAGCAGGGGCTCTTCCGCACGGACGACTCGCCCGAGCCCGTCTTCACGGACACGCTCACGCTCAACCTCAAGGACGTCGAGCCTTCCCTCGCGGGCCCGAAGCGCCCGCAGGATCGCGTGCCGCTGAAGGACTCGAAGAAGATCTTCCGCGAGTCGCTGAAGGGATTCCTCGAGAAGGCGCCGGCCGGCTCCGACACGAAGACCTCCCCGGTGAAGGACGGCCGGACGACGTACGAGCTCCCGCAGGGCGCCGTCGTCATCGCGTCGATCACGTCGTGCACGAACACGTCCAACCCGTCCGTCATGCTCGGCGCCGGTCTCCTCGCGAAGAAGGCCGTCGAGCGCGGGCTGTCGGTGAAGCCGTGGGTCAAGACGTCGCTCGCGCCCGGCTCGAAGGTCGTCACGGACTACCTGAAGGACGCGGGGCTCATGCCCTACCTCGAGGCCCTCGGCTTCCACCTCGTGGGCTACGGCTGCACGACGTGCATCGGCAACTCGGGCCCGCTGCCCGACGCCGTGTCCGAGGCCGTGAAGACGGGCGACCTCGTCGTGGCGGGCGTGCTCTCGGGCAACCGCAACTTCGAAGGCCGCATCAATCCGCAGGTCAAGATGAACTACCTGGCCTCGCCTCCGCTCGTCGTGGCCTACGCGCTCGCGGGCGAGATGGACAAGGACCTCACGGTCGAGCCCATCGGCACCGACCGGAGCGGCGCGCCGGTGTACCTCAAGGACATCTGGCCGACGCAGCAGGAAGTTCTCGACGCGATCGGGACGGCGGTCAAGCCCGAGCACTTCCAGAAGGCGTACGGAGAGGTCTTCGACGGCGACGCGAGCTGGCAGGATCTCAAGATCCCGAAGGGCCGGACGTACGTGTGGGAGGAGTCCTCGACCTACGTGAGGAAGCCCCCCTTCTTCACGAACATCCCGAAAGTCCCCGCGCCCGCGAAGGACCTCGCCGGGGCGCGCGCCCTCGTCATGCTCGGCGACTCCGTGACGACGGACCACATCTCCCCGGCCGGCAACATCGCGAAGAACTCGCCGGCCGCGAAGTACCTCGTCGCGCACGGCGTCGCCCCCGCGGACTTCAACTCCTACGGCGCCCGCCGCGGCAACCACGAGGTCATGATGCGCGGCACGTTCGCGAACATCCGCCTCAAGAACCTCCTGATCCCCGGCAGCGAGGGAAACGTCACGATCCACTTCCCGAGCGGCGAGCAGATGTCGATCTACGACGCCTCGATGAAGTACCAGGCCTCGAAGATCCCGCTCGTCGTCCTCGCGGGCGCCGAGTACGGCACGGGCTCCTCGCGCGACTGGGCCGCCAAGGGCACGATGCTCCTCGGCGCCCGGGCGGTCATCGCGAAGAGCTTCGAGCGCATCCACCGCTCGAACCTCGCCGGCATGGGCGTCCTCCCGCTCCAGTTCGAGGCGGGCCAGGACGCGGCGAGCCTCGGGCTCTCCGGACAGGAGACGTTCGCGGTCTCCGGCATCGCCGAAGGCCTCGCGCCGAAGAAGAAGCTCACGGTCACGGCGACGGACACGGAGGGCCGCAAGAAGACGTTCACGGCCGTCTGCCGCCTCGACACGCCGAACGAGGTGGACTACTACCTCCACGGAGGCATCCTCCACTTCGTCCTGAGGCAGCTCGCGGCCCCCCCCCCCCCCCCCCCGCCCCGCCCCCCCCCCCGCCCCCCCGCCCCCCCTCCTCCGGGCCGCCTGACGCGCCGCGGAACGGGCGTCTCGTGGGGAGATTCGTTCTCGACTAAGATCTCCCCACCTTGA
- a CDS encoding Rrf2 family transcriptional regulator, whose protein sequence is MLGIKRETDYAVRTVLHLASLPPGAQVQVKDVAAQKLLPLSFVRRIVARLGAAGLLTTTRGLKGGIALARPASQISLLDVVLAMDDPVTLNQCLDPDHTCPLSAACPAHVAWGEATEILETHLASVRFDALAGGERHAGAHRRLARTNTRRS, encoded by the coding sequence GTGCTGGGAATCAAACGCGAAACGGACTACGCGGTCCGGACCGTCCTGCACCTCGCGTCTCTGCCTCCCGGAGCCCAGGTGCAGGTGAAGGACGTCGCCGCCCAGAAGCTGCTCCCGCTTTCTTTCGTGCGGCGCATCGTTGCGCGCCTCGGCGCGGCCGGCCTTCTCACCACGACGCGCGGCCTCAAGGGCGGGATCGCGCTCGCGCGGCCGGCCTCCCAGATCTCGCTTCTCGACGTCGTCCTCGCGATGGACGACCCCGTGACGCTCAACCAGTGCCTCGACCCGGATCACACGTGCCCGCTCTCCGCCGCGTGTCCTGCCCACGTCGCGTGGGGCGAGGCGACGGAAATTCTGGAGACACACCTCGCCTCCGTACGCTTCGACGCCCTCGCCGGGGGCGAGCGCCACGCCGGCGCCCACCGCCGGCTCGCCCGCACGAACACACGCCGCTCCTAA
- a CDS encoding sialidase translates to MRAAALLLASSLAASAVSAAPPAGDAGTISGLGARNIGSAQMSGRIAALAGRVEDDGKVTLFVGAASGGVWKSLDGGTTFKPVFDRQPVQSIGAIALDPSAPKVVWVGTGESWTRNSVSVGNGIYRSGDGGETWAHMGLPEAERVDRILVDPKRSDVVYACVPGKLWSDSADRGLYKTTDGGKSWSLVLKGGNLSTGCSGLAMDPRNPDRLFAGLWDFRRKGWTFRSGSDGPAGTSGSGLFLTEDGGATWKTLDAKSAPGLPEGPWGRLDVAIAPSKPDRVYAVIEGVKSALFRSEDGGKTWARKDDSQRMVWRPFYFSRLIVDPTNPDRVYKPNLTLIASEDGGESFGDVGGGTHGDHHDVWINPKDPKHVVTADDGGLWISHDGANRWWKCNNLPVSQFYHVSVDEKEPYQVYGGLQDNSSWAGDSAYPGGITNGRWENLYNGDGFWVFVDPTDPNFVYAEMQGGFIGRIDRKTLAARDIQPKALYKEKLRWNWNTPIHLSRLEKGKLYLGAQFLFVTKDGGQSWQRISPDLTTNDAVKQQQEKSGGITVDNSAAEMHTTIYSISESPRDAKTIWVGTDDGNLQLTRDGGAAWTNLVKNVPGLPAASWVSWVEAGAHADGAAYAAFDRHTFGDVSPWVYATKDFGKTWERIAGPSSRVRGWAYVIREDPVREGLLYLGTEFGLWISGDAGKTWREFKGGNFPSVSVRDLAFQTRDHDLVVATHGRGIWIVDDLTPLRALTEDVLAKDVAFLPGRPVVQKPRGQGGWPEGDASYAGPNPPSGAVISYVQKTRHTFGRMRLEVLDASGRVVDTLAAGKRKGINRVVWSMQEKPPRVPTAAQAGGAGAGPRVLPGTYTVRLTKGKDVVETPLVVSLDPKAPFTLADRKAQYDAAMQAHALFGRMSDAVDRLNRYRAVAAERAKGLPAGDALRKDLDAFSAKADAIRKDVVATSEGGAITGEERLREHLAYVYDAILSYEGRPGDYQVERVAVLERELKDVEARASGLAAKDIPGLSEVLRAKRLPPIE, encoded by the coding sequence ATGAGAGCCGCCGCGCTCCTGCTCGCCTCTTCCCTCGCCGCATCCGCCGTATCCGCCGCGCCCCCCGCGGGCGACGCCGGAACGATCTCGGGCCTCGGCGCCCGCAACATCGGCTCGGCCCAGATGAGCGGCCGCATCGCCGCGCTCGCGGGCCGCGTGGAGGACGACGGAAAGGTGACTCTGTTCGTGGGCGCGGCATCGGGAGGCGTCTGGAAGTCGCTTGACGGCGGAACCACGTTCAAGCCCGTCTTCGACCGGCAGCCCGTGCAGTCCATCGGCGCGATCGCGCTCGACCCGTCGGCCCCGAAGGTCGTCTGGGTCGGCACCGGCGAGAGCTGGACGCGCAACTCCGTGTCCGTCGGTAACGGGATCTACCGCTCCGGCGACGGCGGCGAGACCTGGGCGCACATGGGCCTCCCCGAGGCCGAGCGCGTGGACCGCATCCTCGTGGACCCGAAGAGGAGCGACGTCGTTTACGCGTGCGTGCCCGGAAAGCTCTGGTCGGACTCGGCGGATCGCGGCCTTTACAAGACGACCGACGGCGGGAAGAGCTGGTCGCTCGTCCTCAAGGGCGGCAACCTCTCGACGGGCTGCTCCGGTCTCGCGATGGACCCGCGCAATCCCGACCGACTCTTCGCGGGCCTCTGGGACTTCCGCCGGAAGGGCTGGACGTTCCGCTCCGGGAGCGACGGTCCGGCGGGCACGTCCGGCTCGGGCCTCTTCCTCACGGAGGACGGCGGCGCGACGTGGAAGACGCTCGACGCGAAGTCCGCGCCGGGCCTGCCCGAGGGGCCGTGGGGCCGCCTCGACGTCGCGATCGCCCCGTCGAAGCCCGACCGGGTTTACGCGGTGATCGAGGGCGTGAAGTCGGCGCTCTTCCGCTCCGAGGACGGCGGGAAGACGTGGGCCCGGAAGGACGACAGCCAGCGGATGGTCTGGAGGCCGTTCTACTTCTCGCGCCTCATCGTCGACCCGACGAACCCCGACCGCGTCTACAAGCCGAACCTGACGCTCATCGCGTCCGAGGACGGAGGCGAGAGCTTCGGCGACGTGGGCGGCGGCACGCACGGGGACCACCACGACGTCTGGATCAACCCGAAGGACCCGAAGCACGTCGTGACGGCCGACGACGGCGGCCTGTGGATCTCCCACGACGGCGCGAACCGCTGGTGGAAGTGCAACAACCTGCCGGTCTCGCAGTTCTACCACGTGTCCGTGGACGAAAAAGAGCCGTACCAGGTGTACGGCGGCCTGCAGGACAACAGCTCGTGGGCCGGCGATTCCGCGTATCCCGGCGGCATCACGAACGGCCGCTGGGAGAACCTCTACAACGGCGACGGCTTCTGGGTCTTCGTGGATCCCACCGACCCGAACTTCGTGTACGCCGAGATGCAGGGCGGCTTCATCGGCCGGATCGACCGGAAAACGCTCGCGGCGCGCGACATCCAGCCGAAGGCTCTCTACAAGGAAAAGCTCCGCTGGAACTGGAACACGCCGATCCACCTCTCGCGCCTCGAGAAGGGGAAGCTCTACCTCGGCGCGCAGTTCCTGTTCGTGACGAAGGACGGCGGCCAGTCGTGGCAGCGGATCTCGCCCGACCTCACGACGAACGACGCCGTAAAACAACAGCAGGAAAAATCCGGCGGCATCACGGTGGACAACTCCGCCGCCGAGATGCACACGACGATCTACTCGATCTCCGAGAGCCCGCGCGACGCAAAGACGATCTGGGTGGGCACCGACGACGGCAACCTCCAGCTCACGCGCGACGGCGGGGCCGCGTGGACGAACCTCGTGAAGAACGTCCCGGGCCTCCCGGCGGCGAGCTGGGTCTCGTGGGTCGAGGCCGGCGCGCACGCCGACGGCGCCGCGTACGCGGCGTTCGACCGCCACACGTTCGGCGACGTTTCGCCGTGGGTCTACGCGACGAAGGACTTCGGGAAGACCTGGGAGCGGATTGCGGGCCCGTCCTCACGCGTCCGCGGCTGGGCGTACGTGATCCGGGAAGACCCCGTGCGGGAGGGCCTCCTCTATCTCGGCACGGAATTCGGCCTGTGGATCTCGGGGGACGCCGGGAAGACGTGGAGGGAGTTCAAGGGCGGGAACTTCCCGTCCGTCTCCGTGCGGGACCTCGCGTTCCAGACGCGCGACCACGACCTCGTCGTCGCGACGCACGGGCGCGGGATCTGGATCGTCGACGACCTGACGCCGCTCCGCGCGCTCACGGAGGACGTCCTCGCGAAGGACGTCGCGTTCCTCCCGGGACGCCCGGTCGTCCAGAAGCCGCGCGGCCAGGGCGGCTGGCCCGAAGGCGACGCCTCTTACGCGGGCCCGAACCCGCCGTCCGGCGCGGTCATTTCCTACGTCCAGAAGACCCGCCACACGTTCGGGCGCATGAGGCTCGAGGTCCTCGACGCGTCGGGCCGCGTGGTCGACACGCTCGCCGCGGGCAAGAGGAAGGGAATCAACCGGGTCGTGTGGTCGATGCAGGAGAAACCCCCGCGCGTCCCGACGGCCGCTCAGGCGGGCGGCGCCGGAGCGGGGCCGCGCGTTCTCCCCGGCACGTACACGGTGCGCCTGACGAAGGGAAAGGACGTCGTCGAGACTCCGCTCGTCGTCTCGCTCGACCCGAAGGCTCCGTTCACGCTCGCCGACCGCAAGGCCCAGTATGACGCCGCGATGCAGGCGCACGCGCTCTTCGGGCGCATGAGCGACGCCGTGGACCGTTTGAACCGGTACCGGGCGGTCGCGGCCGAGCGCGCGAAGGGACTCCCCGCGGGAGACGCGCTCCGCAAGGACCTCGACGCGTTCTCCGCGAAGGCCGACGCGATCCGCAAGGACGTCGTCGCGACGTCCGAGGGCGGAGCGATCACGGGCGAGGAGCGCCTGCGCGAGCACCTCGCGTACGTCTACGACGCGATCCTCTCGTACGAGGGCCGGCCGGGCGATTACCAGGTCGAGCGCGTCGCCGTCCTCGAGCGCGAGCTGAAGGACGTCGAGGCGCGCGCCTCCGGGCTCGCGGCGAAGGACATCCCGGGCCTCAGTGAGGTTCTGAGAGCGAAACGTCTCCCGCCGATCGAGTGA
- a CDS encoding VOC family protein: MIREKGQPIGGIVDMSARKSDLPESTWLGYVSVPDVDAAAAAFKTKGGAVLKAPLDVAGLARAAVVTDPQRALLGLIHIARGDPPDAPPADGRFLWIEHMAKDAPAAMAFYRDVLGYDAKPLDAGIAGVDFPYFVLGKGGKNRAGLYVTPWKELNSNWLPYVKVADAGAAAEKAKSLGGRIVLAPRADLRDGSLAIVVDPTGAALALQKYPFEKNGK, encoded by the coding sequence GTGATCCGCGAGAAGGGCCAGCCGATCGGCGGCATCGTGGACATGTCGGCCCGCAAGTCGGACCTGCCCGAGTCCACCTGGCTCGGCTACGTCTCGGTTCCGGACGTCGACGCCGCGGCCGCCGCCTTCAAGACGAAGGGCGGCGCCGTCCTGAAAGCGCCGCTCGACGTCGCGGGCCTCGCGCGCGCGGCCGTCGTCACGGATCCCCAGCGCGCCCTGCTGGGCCTGATCCACATCGCAAGAGGCGATCCACCGGACGCTCCGCCCGCGGACGGCCGCTTCCTGTGGATCGAGCACATGGCCAAGGACGCGCCTGCCGCGATGGCGTTCTACCGGGACGTTCTCGGGTACGACGCCAAGCCGCTCGACGCGGGCATCGCCGGCGTCGACTTCCCCTATTTCGTGCTCGGGAAGGGCGGGAAAAATCGTGCGGGGCTTTACGTGACGCCGTGGAAGGAGCTGAACTCGAACTGGCTCCCCTACGTCAAGGTCGCGGACGCCGGCGCAGCCGCCGAGAAGGCGAAGTCGCTCGGCGGCCGGATCGTCCTCGCGCCGCGCGCGGATCTCCGCGACGGCAGCCTCGCGATCGTCGTCGACCCCACGGGCGCGGCCCTCGCGCTCCAGAAGTACCCCTTCGAGAAGAACGGAAAGTGA
- a CDS encoding ABC transporter ATP-binding protein, whose amino-acid sequence MTAAIEVRGLRKTYRPAFGGRSIDALAGIDLAVQPGELFGLLGPNGAGKTTTVKILLGLTHATSGEASLLGLPASDPESRRRVGYLPEGHRFPGYLTARQTLSVFGRMSGVDHATLKARIPGLLERVKLADWIDVKVKKFSKGMTQRLGLASALVHDPEVLLLDEPTDGVDPVGRREIRDLLRAEAAKGRAVLLNSHLLSEIELTCDRVAVLRKGKVAAMGTVEELTRKKEEKISSNGYRFVASPLSEELIADFRALGAGAERVNGHVRLTARDAAHLNELVDATRARGALLTELTPEKSSLEDVFVDLVKATPEQTQ is encoded by the coding sequence ATGACGGCCGCCATCGAGGTCCGGGGGCTCCGGAAGACGTACCGTCCCGCGTTCGGCGGGCGCTCGATCGACGCGCTCGCGGGGATCGACCTTGCCGTCCAGCCGGGAGAGCTCTTCGGCCTTCTCGGCCCGAACGGGGCCGGGAAGACGACGACCGTCAAGATCCTCCTCGGCCTCACGCACGCGACGTCGGGCGAGGCGTCGCTCCTCGGCCTGCCCGCGAGCGACCCCGAGAGCCGGCGCCGCGTCGGCTACCTGCCGGAGGGACACCGTTTTCCCGGCTATCTCACGGCCCGCCAGACGCTGTCGGTCTTCGGCCGCATGTCCGGCGTCGACCACGCGACGCTCAAGGCGCGCATCCCGGGCCTCCTCGAGCGCGTGAAGCTCGCGGACTGGATCGACGTAAAGGTCAAGAAGTTCTCCAAGGGCATGACGCAGCGCCTTGGCCTTGCCTCCGCGCTCGTGCACGACCCCGAGGTCCTCCTCCTGGACGAGCCGACGGACGGCGTCGATCCCGTGGGGCGGCGCGAGATCCGCGACCTCCTGCGCGCCGAGGCGGCAAAGGGCCGCGCCGTTCTCCTCAACTCCCACCTCCTCTCCGAGATCGAGCTCACGTGCGACCGCGTGGCGGTGCTGCGCAAGGGCAAGGTCGCGGCGATGGGGACGGTCGAAGAGCTGACAAGAAAGAAAGAAGAGAAGATTTCTTCGAATGGTTATCGGTTCGTGGCGTCCCCGCTTTCCGAGGAACTGATCGCCGACTTCCGGGCTCTCGGTGCGGGGGCGGAGCGCGTGAACGGGCACGTTCGGCTCACCGCCCGCGATGCGGCGCACCTCAACGAGCTCGTCGATGCGACGCGCGCCCGCGGCGCGCTCCTGACGGAGCTCACTCCGGAGAAATCGTCCCTGGAAGACGTGTTCGTGGATCTCGTCAAGGCAACGCCGGAGCAGACGCAATGA
- a CDS encoding ABC transporter permease subunit yields MRALAANIEEVFREAAARWTLLAYFALSSLFILLFAVAVNLDVVNGALAGAKIFGADVHMGRQSVDLDKLVLGFESGFAGFLYVVGTFLAIFATAHLVPRLMEKGTVDLYLSRPVGRVPLLLSRYLGGVLLSASNLLYLLGSMWLLVIWKTRLVHPRFLFAAGIILFGIAALMAFAFLIGTLTSSTAVSIMATFAVFFLSAILSNHDRIAAAMSYEWAAQLVHGLYWVFPKTAELGTAVVALVMGDQGPARIQKALALQPFLTTGAFGAGCLTLACLRFRRKDF; encoded by the coding sequence ATGAGAGCGCTCGCCGCCAACATCGAAGAGGTCTTCCGCGAAGCGGCCGCGCGCTGGACGCTGCTCGCGTACTTCGCGCTGTCGTCGCTCTTCATCCTCCTCTTCGCCGTCGCCGTGAACCTCGACGTCGTGAACGGCGCGCTCGCGGGCGCGAAGATCTTCGGCGCGGACGTCCACATGGGCCGTCAGTCCGTGGATCTCGACAAGCTCGTCCTCGGCTTCGAGTCCGGCTTCGCGGGCTTCCTCTACGTGGTCGGGACGTTCCTCGCGATTTTCGCCACCGCGCACCTCGTGCCACGCCTGATGGAAAAAGGCACGGTCGACCTCTACCTCTCGCGCCCGGTCGGGCGCGTGCCCCTGCTTCTCTCGCGCTATCTCGGCGGCGTCCTCCTCTCGGCGTCGAACCTCCTCTACCTTCTCGGGTCGATGTGGCTGCTCGTGATCTGGAAGACGCGACTCGTCCACCCGCGCTTCCTCTTCGCGGCCGGGATCATCCTGTTCGGCATCGCGGCTCTCATGGCGTTTGCGTTCCTCATCGGGACTCTCACGTCGTCGACGGCCGTTTCCATCATGGCGACGTTCGCCGTCTTCTTCCTCTCGGCCATCCTCTCGAACCACGACCGCATCGCGGCCGCGATGTCGTACGAGTGGGCCGCGCAGCTCGTCCACGGTCTCTACTGGGTGTTCCCGAAGACGGCCGAGCTCGGCACGGCCGTCGTGGCCCTCGTCATGGGCGACCAGGGCCCGGCGCGGATCCAGAAGGCCCTTGCCCTCCAGCCGTTCCTCACGACCGGCGCGTTCGGCGCCGGCTGCCTCACTCTCGCGTGCCTCCGTTTCCGGAGAAAGGACTTCTGA
- a CDS encoding radical SAM protein, with translation MSAVFSIEQFLQVHEGQVYNPLTDRTLKAGEPGFAEVKALAARPPIPTSVPPETERLLADGGWLVANGADASRFRLKYVSLEGHTVCNQACYFCPVSIAPRAPHAMPMEMYERIAGELAAYRDTLEGVFMINYNEPTADPRFLEQVKVLKKNGLPAAVLTNGWGLTPERVDALLEMGGLRYLSINLSTLDRERYAKDRGADHLPIVLRNLEYVKDKPVAKEMVVVVLGRGDAVHKQDFEDIKARYAGTRFEVRTYEVMDRAGHLDLGLKPEAPIARLRGCENVGSRPLQHLHITPHGECVLCCEDYDERYVVGDLTKSSVAEVLRGPEIARLRRWSYGLEDAPDDFICRKCIYALKG, from the coding sequence GTGAGCGCGGTCTTCTCGATCGAACAGTTCCTCCAGGTGCACGAAGGGCAGGTTTACAACCCGCTCACGGACCGCACGCTCAAGGCCGGAGAGCCGGGATTCGCCGAGGTGAAAGCGCTCGCCGCGCGGCCGCCGATCCCGACGTCCGTCCCGCCGGAAACCGAGCGGCTGCTCGCCGACGGCGGCTGGCTCGTCGCGAACGGCGCGGACGCGTCGCGCTTCCGCCTCAAGTACGTCTCGCTCGAAGGCCACACGGTCTGCAACCAGGCCTGCTACTTCTGCCCCGTCTCGATCGCGCCGCGCGCCCCGCACGCGATGCCGATGGAGATGTACGAGCGCATCGCGGGCGAGCTCGCCGCCTACCGCGACACGCTCGAAGGCGTCTTCATGATCAATTACAACGAGCCGACGGCGGACCCGCGCTTCCTCGAGCAGGTGAAGGTCCTGAAGAAGAACGGCCTGCCCGCCGCCGTCCTCACGAACGGCTGGGGGCTCACGCCCGAGCGCGTCGACGCGCTCCTCGAGATGGGCGGCCTCCGGTACCTGTCGATCAACCTCTCGACGCTCGACCGCGAGCGTTACGCGAAGGACCGCGGGGCGGACCATTTGCCGATCGTCCTCAGGAACCTCGAGTACGTGAAGGACAAGCCCGTCGCCAAGGAGATGGTCGTCGTCGTCCTCGGCCGCGGCGACGCCGTGCACAAGCAGGACTTCGAGGACATCAAGGCACGCTACGCCGGGACGCGCTTCGAGGTGCGGACGTACGAGGTCATGGACCGCGCGGGCCATCTCGATCTCGGCCTCAAGCCCGAGGCGCCCATCGCGCGCCTCCGCGGCTGCGAGAACGTCGGCTCGCGGCCGCTCCAGCACCTCCACATCACGCCGCACGGAGAGTGCGTCCTCTGCTGCGAGGACTACGACGAGCGCTACGTCGTGGGCGACCTGACGAAGTCGAGCGTCGCCGAGGTGTTGCGCGGCCCCGAGATCGCGCGCCTCCGCCGGTGGAGCTACGGCCTCGAGGACGCTCCGGATGACTTCATCTGTCGGAAGTGCATCTACGCCCTGAAGGGCTGA
- a CDS encoding DUF2950 domain-containing protein gives MIPRAARGWVLAAIVFALGSARFASGAPEPSSPSEKSSSSPSSSSSQKSFSSPKAAAEALISAAARFDVPALTEILGPDGADLFSTEDPVQDRNTAGAFARQGLAKHHVEIDPKNAGRATLFVGDEDWPSPVPLVRGPKGWRFDTKAGRQEMLYRRIGGNELDAIQFCRGYVEAQHEYASKKRDGSRVNQYAQRTISTPGRQDGLAWKTADGKWEGPVGENIAQFIAEGYTDKMKPFHGYYFKILKGQGPAAPMGAMDYVVKGVMIGGFALVAAPADYAVTGVKTFIVSHTGVVYQKDFGEKTLEAFKTMDRFNPDKTWQVVPGE, from the coding sequence ATGATCCCGCGCGCTGCGCGCGGTTGGGTCCTGGCCGCCATCGTCTTCGCTCTGGGCTCGGCGCGATTCGCGTCGGGCGCGCCCGAACCCTCTTCACCTTCTGAGAAATCCTCTTCTTCTCCCTCGTCTTCCTCTTCGCAGAAGAGTTTCTCTTCGCCGAAGGCCGCCGCCGAGGCGCTGATCTCCGCGGCCGCGCGGTTCGACGTCCCGGCCCTCACCGAGATCCTCGGTCCGGACGGCGCCGACCTCTTCTCCACCGAGGACCCGGTTCAGGACAGGAACACGGCCGGCGCGTTCGCCCGGCAGGGCCTTGCGAAGCACCACGTCGAGATCGATCCGAAGAACGCGGGCCGCGCGACCCTGTTCGTCGGCGACGAGGACTGGCCCTCGCCGGTCCCGCTCGTGCGGGGGCCGAAGGGCTGGCGGTTTGACACGAAAGCGGGCCGGCAGGAGATGCTCTACCGCCGCATCGGCGGCAACGAGCTGGACGCGATCCAGTTCTGCCGCGGATACGTCGAAGCGCAGCACGAGTACGCCTCGAAGAAGCGGGACGGCTCGCGCGTGAACCAGTACGCGCAGCGCACGATCTCGACGCCGGGCAGGCAGGACGGCCTCGCGTGGAAGACCGCGGACGGGAAGTGGGAAGGGCCGGTCGGCGAGAACATCGCGCAGTTCATCGCCGAGGGTTACACCGACAAGATGAAGCCCTTCCACGGCTACTACTTCAAGATCCTGAAGGGCCAGGGCCCGGCGGCGCCGATGGGCGCGATGGACTACGTCGTGAAGGGCGTGATGATCGGCGGCTTCGCGCTCGTGGCGGCCCCCGCGGACTACGCGGTCACCGGTGTGAAGACGTTCATCGTCAGCCACACGGGCGTCGTCTACCAGAAGGACTTCGGGGAGAAAACGCTCGAGGCGTTCAAGACCATGGACCGCTTCAACCCGGACAAGACCTGGCAGGTGGTTCCGGGGGAATAA